AAGATATCTAGAATGACTGAATGGGAACAGAGAGACATCCAAGGCAAGGGAATAAATACGAAATGATTGTCAGCCTGGATATTTCAGGTTCAGGCAGTGATGCCcaggatttatttcttttttcagagtgTACAGCTTGCGAAGTACCAAGTGAATGATCTTTCAGGAGTGCGCAGGCATTTGTCGTGGACTTTGTGGCTGCTCTGCCAAGTTGTGACTCCTCTTGCTACTCTCTCTCTGGTGGgagctgtggtttttttcacccAGCTGGGGGAGGTTGCTGGTCCCTCACCACTCTTCCATGGGTGCCAGTACAACAAAGGTAATTTGTAGCAGTGGGGTAGTGGTAGCTAATTGCCTGCAAGGTGCGGGGCAATAAAGAGAGGAAACTTTGTGAAGGAGATCATTTAGCTTTGTTGCAGCGAGTAGatgagaaaggggaaaacagaGGGGGGTTTGATTGCCTTCCCTAggcttctttttctgcttggaTTGAATCAAGTGCAGGTTTGACACCAGTAGTTTGTAGGTCACCTTCCAggctctctgcctgccctgtgTGTCTTCAGCAACATCTTATGTGATTTCATTGAGGCTGCTAAAATGAAGCATGGATTTGCTCAGTGAGGGAGTAAGAAGGATTCAGTGTCAGAGCAAGGGAGCAGCAGATGGAGGGTGGAAGTCCTCCCTGTAGTGGGCCACAGCagcctctcctgctcctctgtcCTTGGGATTGTGGCACAGCGTCACTGTGTGGTCCCAGAGATGGCAGCGCTGTTGTGTGTGCTGACAGATGGCGAGTCATCTCCTCCTCACTTTATGTGATCTATTTGAGGTCAAGGAGCTCTGCTCCTGCTATTTGTGTATCTGTCTGAAGAATGAGGTCCTGCCCAAGATGAATAAATTGTgaaataacttaatttttcctttgcattttcatcctttgttattttaatagaGAAACAGTAGCAGTCAGCTTAGCCTTAGTGTGTTGAGAACTGGTGATCATCACTAATTTATAGTAAATGTCCTCTGAGATCAGAAGGCAGATAGAAAGGAGTGAATCATAGATATCCTGCAGAGAACTGAGCTACAAaccagcaaggaagaaataaagaaaagaggcCTTTTCTTATAAACTTTAGACTGTAATAAACATCTAAGTTGCACAATCTCCCATTACAAAGCAGTAGgtgaggaggaaaagaatgaaagatgGGAGTATTTGAAGTTGATAGATAACTTATTTTACCCAAACATTTTTGTAGCTAAGAAGTAAAACTGGATATTaccaaacagcaaaggaaagtaGCTCTGAGTCTGGACTTACTGAAAGATCATTCCACTTTTCCccagccagatttttttttttattcacctaattgttttctcatcctcttctAACTTGTCCACTTTGCATCCTTAATAAGGAAGAGAACTTGTGACCTGCTAAATGCCAAAACCCCTTAACCCTGAATATATGTGCATACATACCTTCAGACTGGCTGCTATTGCTGTTCCGCTCTCCCCAACTGCCCATTCTCAACTCTTGTTAATTTATGGTCACTATCAAATTGTATATAAAAGAGATTATTAAAGCCTATTTATAATGTTGACCATAGCCAAGCTGGAACGAAGTCCAGATTGTCAAACATGTTTTAAACCCAAATCTCCCTCTTTAAACATTGAATCCACTTCAGTATAGCCACTGCCTAGACTGACAGAAAAAATTTATGCCAGATACACAGATCATCTTGGGACCAGCAGCATTCAAGTAGTTCTAAAGATGGCTAGcaaaattagaggaaaaaaaaacccaaaagaaacaaCTAGTCTTCTTCCTAcactctcattttcttcttcctgtaaatgtcactttaaaaacatgtttgggGATAGGATCTGAAAGCGACCATTGTGTTCTGTGACTCCAGGACAGACTAATCAAGGAAACTCAGTATTAAAAAACTTTTGTCTGTATCCATTTAGGTACACTTTTTCCTGTCAAAGGGCTTTTATTGATGCTGGAGGTGAAGTCCACAAGTTGGCTAAATAGCCTTCCAGTTGGTTAAGGGATGAACTTGTTAAACTCTGACACAGTCTTCTGAACACATCAGTTTGAATGTTAGTTAAACTGGCAGATGGTTAACGTGGGTCTGTCTGGGTGCACTGCTTTATTAATAAAGGCCTACAGCTGATCAATTTAAGTAAGAAGGCATTCTGTTCCTGCAATCTTTTTTGGTAGCCTATTCCATTTTGTATTGTTCAGATAGATTTCTTTTTACTAGCATAAGATTTTGAACCAGATTCTGgaattctttctgtttcaaagaatttctttaaataacagaaaatactctttctgtttctgtcattCAAACTTGGTAGCCCCCAAATACCAGGAACTTAGATTTTATTAATACAGAAGGGCTGTAATAGGACATAAAACCAATAGATCTTACAAACTTTTTTAGCTAAAGACAGCTAAAACCTTCTATCTGCATGAAATGAAAgagtaataaaattaattggaCACAGTTGGCATTCTTCACGCTTCCTGCCTGCAACTTTTAGGcttgcaacagaaaataaattttattcaaGAAAGAAGATCAATGAGGATATTTTTGAAGTAGGCAGTAGAATTTCTCTAAAATTCTCATTAGGTGTGTATAAAAAGGTAGAGTTTTCATGTTAggtatgatttttaaatgacagttCTGCAACTGAAATGTTAACAGATTAATGATTAAACATTCTATCAGTCTGCATTTGAGATGatcattaatttttcaaatgtgaCTGGTTATGAAATCTATTATATGTGGTGTCCTAAAATGACAGTTGTGTCTGTAAGTTAGAATGGGGAAAGTTGAGGggggttgttctttttttgctaaaatagAGAAGGAATGTTGATATGTAAACtgctaacattttaaaaatgttaaaaacactTAACATATATTGCAATTTAACTGAAGAAAGCTGAGACAACATGCTTTTGCCCTATTGAAGCAAGCCAAAACTATTAGACTTCTTGGCTTTGGATTCCAAACTGTTGAAGTAAACCTGCTTTTACAAAGCATTATAGAGTTGGGTTAGGTTTGGTTCTTTGGagtgggatttggggtttgtttgtttggggaggTTGATggaattacctttttttctggtggagAGTTCTTCTCCCAGAATATTTTGACCCCATCTTTTTTGCAAGTGTCTATAGGCTGTTTTACAGCCAGTCGTTTTCCAAAGCACATTTTGATATTAGCCTTCACTTACGCTGCGCTAATTGGAGAACCAGGCTTTCAGATTGAAGTGTTTCTAGATAGAAGCACACAAACTTGAAAAGATCACAAAAACCACGCAGGCTGCATGCTCATTTTAATTCATAGACATATAAACCTGTTAATGTTGCACACAGAGATTTAAAccattaataaaaatgtctgtgtttcTTATTTGTTTGTCATGGACAGAACCTGTAGACCTCTGATTTactacagaaacagcaaaacataGTTTACCACTAGTGCCATTTAGTGGTCTATATATGATCATCTGATATATTATTGCATAGTTTCTTTGTCATTTGGCAGCATTAAGTCTAGCACTTTACATAATAGTGAGAGATAATGTCATATTCTCTAAAGGTTAATTATGTTGCAGCTAAAGCAAACTTCCAAAGCAGCTTTCTTGTAATTTTTAGTatcttgctttttgttgttttaatcaGTGCAGgtgcaaatatttaaagttttacatttacttgaaatgtctttaaaaagcagcatatttGTTTCTCCTCTCGTCTTGCACAAAAACCAAGCaatgtgatttcttttccactttctaGCAGGCGAGTGCCAGCTGTTTGCATTCCAGCAATTCACCTGCACATGACTGCAGCCACCATGCAAGTCAGCCAGAAAGACTTTGAAAAGGCTCAAGAACAACTGAAACTTTTGAAAAAGGATCCTGGAAATGAAACTAAGTTGAAGCTCTACGCTTTGTTTAAGCAGGTAggcttgactttttttgttttgtaagggGCATTTATAATCCGAAAGGATGGAcctgtaaaatatttacttaaaatagGCATTGTTCAAATGTGTCATGTCTTAACAAGCTCTTTATTTCAAGTGCTCAAATTCTGTTCTTGAAACGCCAGCCCCTCAAATCCTGCCTGAATTCTGAGGGAAGCCAAACCTGTTTCATCTTACAAATCATGCTTTGAATGGAAACCTTTATTCAAAGAAATACAGCCAATTTACATCAATTGTGTGATGCCTTCTCTATAATATAGCAAATATTGatgcagctctgcaaaatggCTTATGCctacaaaaaaaagagtatgcCACATGCTTCCTCTTAAATTTGTTGTATCTACAGTCAGTCAGCTGGGCCTATAATATAATGGTGTGACATTTGAAGGTtgatttctggggtttttttctttcttttttttttgcatggttGTTGTAGTCAtggttttgggggattttttttgtttttttaattcaaggaaCTGTTCCTCCACACTTTGAGTGAAGGTTATTCTTTACTACAGCATGGAAGGAGACCTTTGTAGAAATAGCTGCACGTCCTTAGCGGGGTTTGTACTGGTATTTGGGGAAGTATGTGTGGATCAAGATTGGCTGCAGGGTCAGTACAGGCTGTGACTTGTTATATAGAAGGCGGCAATCAATCACTTCTTTAACTAAAAACTTAGCTGACTGTTCCAGGTAGTTTTactaattaataataatgagCTTATAAATGTAGTCTTTCTTTCCCACCTCCcacttgaaatatttctctctAATACTGtacttttcttcaggaaaactgATCATAGAATACTTCAGCATAGCTCGGACTCTTATAGTTCAACTGGCCCAACGCCCTTCCTCATAGTAGGGCCAACTTTGAAGTAAGATCCAGCTTCAATAGATCCTATGCAATTGTTTCTTTGTTCACATATCTTACAAgtctttaactttctttttaagtatGAAACTTCCACAATTTTTGAGAAAGGAGACCTTAACATGCATGGGTGTTTTTGGAAACTAGTGTCTCATATTGGTTAGGTGCTTCTGAAAGCCTAGCACCAGGTATTAGGAAATAGCGGACACTGAAAACTTCATGGTATGTGAACTGTCTGAATATTGCCCAACCACTAGGTATTCCTTCTGTCTCGGAGTTGAATTCGGTATCCTGATCAGGTAAATGTTCCTAGGAGTCGTCATCTTTTATACCAAGGCATCTGAACTTTAAtcaaaggttttaaaaagttttgtttcactcttttttttcaggctacTGAAGGTCCCTGCAATTCTCCAAAACCAGGTATGCTGGACTTTGTCAAGAAAGCCAAGTGGGATGCATGGAATTCTCTTGGCAATTTGTCTCAGGTGACAATACCTATAATTTCACTTAGATACTTTGTAGGTTATCTACCTTGAAGTGCCTGGACTGTAAGTGAATGGCTGATGTCTAAACATATTACATGCCAGTTGAGCGACTCTGCTTCAGACACCAAAACGTTTTGCACTGTATTCTAGTCATTTCACTACTTCAatgtttggagatttttttattgtgtaaGCCTAGTTCTATGTTATTACTAGCAGTTTGTATCAGCGTAAGAGATCTTACGTATGTGGTGACTTCCAGTAAAAATAGTGTTTTTCACATTATGTTCTATTCTGCTGTTCTCTTTAAGAAAGATGGATTGAGCTTCTCAGTTCttacaacaaaaaacaaatctgtGAATCCTGCATATTGataattttgtcattttaaaatgttggtcTCTTATGCCACTGACTAAAAGACTAGAAAAAAGTGGTGTACTGAGAGCCTCTCTTCATTCTTTCTCAGTATATCTTGACATCTTTAATACCTTTCGTAACCTTTAGAGAGGTCTTCACTTCAAGtgaagcaagcagaaagaaTGTAGATTCAAAGATATGTAAGCGTTCTTTTTTCATGCAGACTGTAGTAATTCTGACATCACGTGTAGCTACAACAGTTTCTTCAGCTATTATTAAATGAAGGAAACATAAGCTTTACAAACCAGCTGTGTCACTGCTGCATTAGGCCTGCTGTTCAGGAGTAGTTTCTGAGGTCAGTCAAAGATATTACTTAATATAGAggctttatttgcatttttttattttaaaagaaagcatgtttGCATAATTTCTTGAACATATCATATTCTTGTGATACTTTGGGGCTTTTCGGGtgtcttttgggtttttgtttgggattttggggttttttttttgagatggcTCTGCAGCTCTTAGGAGTAGCCAAGAAACACTTAAGAAAAAGAACCTGCATTTGAAGTTATAGTGGAGAGGGAATAGACAATTTCATGTGCTACAGATTATGGATTATAGGATTGTTCAAAGTATATTATCCTTTCAAGAAAATAGGTTATAGCAACCAAGAACTTACAATTCTTTTAAATCACTGCTTACTGTAGAAATAGAGAGGCAGGATTCTTTAGGCTTTTGCAGGTCATGTTTGTGCTAAGTGAAAACCAGTGTCTTCAAGCAATTTTAAAACACCATAGACCCATTTCAGCACTCTTATTTTCAGCAACACATgttctaaaataaaaactttcattttattggaaaaatgtccaactggaaagcagaaacaaaggaTTCTTAGAAATGTGTAAATGATGGGAATATGACAAAGGTCTCTGGTAGTCTTAGGTGTGAATGAGGGGATTTCtccaataaaataaatgtcatcATCTCAGCATCTATGCCTTTTATTTTGCGGatccattgctgctgctttccagatgaATTTAAGCATGATCTGCAGTGTTTAAATACAGCATGTTCCCCTTCTCACTCTCATTGGAATGCTTTCTAGttgagatgtttttttctttcgtCCTGAACCACAGTCATGTCGTCCATctgtcccccccacctccaggtACCCATTTTATGAATAGCATAACAAACTGATTTCCAGTTCAGCATTTGGTAAtcttgtggtttttcttttttcttttttttcttttctttcattacagGATAATGCCAGACAGAAATATACTGAACTTGTCTCAAGTCTGGTCTCTGCAGAATCTGCTGGCCAGAAGAAAGATGCTTCTCCAGAAGAGAGCAGACATGGTGGCTATGAAACAATACTAGTTACCACCAAAAACAATATCACAAAGATAATGTTTAACCGACCTGATAGGAAAAATGCCATCAATCATAAGGTAAAGAAATTAACTTGGGAggattaataatttttttctttcctgagtaAGCTACTTAAGTTTTTAAAGAATCATTACTACAGGTTCAGCAGAACTGACTGAAGTATGGTGGTCTGAATTTTATGAGGGCTTAGTATCTTGACTTGGATGGCAACCTAAGGAATAAATATCTGGTACAAAATTAAACTATTCAGCTAAAATTTTATGGATTGggcttttttctgtgtcttttggTTTCTTTCAAACTTAATACAGGATTACAGTCTGCACTAAACTAAAATGGCAAAACTGCAGGAAGACTAGCCTGTTTTGTGGAGACAAGATTTGACTGTAGCCTTATGTACAACAAAGCATGTGTGCAGCCTACTTTGGCTCAGCACTGTTGTGTGTATGTCTAGATAGGCTTCCCCTTCCCATAGCTGTCTTCATGAGGAAGTCCATCCTGTTGGGAAGATCATGATCATCCTGTTTCACAACTGCAAAGATACCAGAACAGGGACTTCACCCCACTGCTGCTAATTCTTTAATGTATTATTTTGCCCAGTTAAACTACTTTTCAGTTTGTAAATTAGCTGTTTCCagttaatgtttgttttccaaaggaCCTTGTTTTGTCCTTCAGATTTGCATCGGAAGTCTTGAGTATTGCAAGCCTGTGTCTTTATGGTCAGAAATACCTCACATGTAATACTTGACTTTCTGTGgatgcaaatttttttcatacttaaaAGGATCATAGTTAATCTGTCTCTCAAGTTCCTTGTTGTCACTGTGAATCTCCTTTTTACGATCTTTTGCAGCATCACATTTGTACTTTGttgattttcctcttctgcagatGTATAGAGAAATTATCAAAGCGCTTCAAGAAGCTGGAAAAGATGATTCTACCATAGCAGTTATTACTGGTACCGCACTTCACATACCTCTCTTAGATTTGTTGTATGTTATGCCAAAGTACAGTACTGACATGAGCTATCTATCTGTATTTAGACTAAGATAGAATGGTGTAAGTGAGGAAATTCTTTCCTCTAATATAGACCAAAGATTTTCCAAAGTGTTTTGGCAAAATTCTTTCAAGGTGGGTTTCACATTCTTTAGCAAGTTTGCTGTTACATCAAAACATCTTTCTGAGATGAGAAGATAGACATGGAATACACTTAAGGGCTTTATTACTTTTAAGTAGCTGATATATCTGCTCCACAGCATCTTTACTACTGCTTTTGAAGATCATTGATATGAGTTTAGtcaattttctctacctctgtGATATATTGGAACATACTGAAAACAAGCCTCTCAAATCCTCCACTGGTATGGCCAGTAGAAAGTTTACATTGCATATTTACCTATgatcatcagaaaaaaattatatttttatgttgatttttttttttcagtgcctgccATAGGAAAGGATTGGCTAGGCAAGCTGCAACCTGGCCCAGCTGTATACATCCCAGTCACCAGATGTGTGCAGCTGGATGACTGCAGCAATAGTGTGAAAGGGCAGCCCAAACTCATGCTGCCTGTGAAGTCTAGCTGCTCTGGGGACATATAATTTGTCTTCTCTATAGGACCGTTTGGTCCGTCTCTGATGCTGACTGAACAACACAGTGGCAAGGGCAGGCGAGAGAGACAGAAGAGCTGAGGGCAGGCACTGCCTGTCTGGCCCATCCTTGTTGCAGATAGGTGTGCGTTTAGGAAATTAGCCAAAGCTTGAGCTTTGGCTGCCAGCTAAGTAGTGTGTATGCAAGGTGAATTTGGGCTTAAGCCTGTTTCCTCATTACTTCTGAGGTAATTGCATACGTATTCTTCCCAACTGTCTTCTTTACCAACACCTTGTATTCCCAGGATGCTGAATTTCCTTTCAGTAGCAATGACTAGCCACAACAACCCTTATGGAATAAGAAGGGTGGTTCACACAACTGGAATGTCTAACGTGTATAGCTAGTAGTAAATTGCAAACAGCCCTGCCCAAacctttctgttccattttaCGTAGTTCATAAGAACACTGCAGCATAAAGTAACAGATGTACTAACAGTGAAAGGTCCCATCCTATGAATGTCCTCATGGAATACAGGATGATTTAGACAATTAAATCATGCAGTCTAGCTTTTAAATACTCCTTGCTTTTTTGAATGTGCTTCAAACTGACTTATGCATTCACTAACAGGTTATCTGCTTCTTACTGAAGAATCCATCTTTCAGTACAATGATTTCAATGCAGTCCTGTCAATCTTATGCTTAGAATGCCATGCCTTTTCCTTAATTGGTCATAAAAAATGTGAAGCTTCTACCACATTAAATAGGTTATTCTGTCTACGTTTGATTCCTTCATCAGTTTGAAGGGGGATGAAGGGAGATTCATGAACttacatttccattttcctgtttaaaaaaaaaattagtttctcaCATCTAACCGTGTGAATGATTGTGaattgacagaaaaaaaaacctgagcaagtgtcatggtttaaccccagccagcaactaagcaccacacagctgctcactcaccccgcgctccaccccccaccccccccccgcccagtggGTTGGGcaagaaaatcgggaaaagaagtaaaacttgtgggttgacataagaacagtttaatagaatataaaaagaagaaactaataatgataacgataacactaataaagtgacagcggtaatgataaaaggattggaatatacaaatgatgcacagtgcaattgctcaccacctgctgattgatacccagttagtccctgagcagcgatccccctgCCCACCAcgccccccagtttatacactagatgtgacatcccatggtatggaataccctgttggccactttgggtcagctgtcttggctgtgtcccctcccaacttcttgctggctgggcatgagaagctgaaaaatccttgactttagactaaacattacttagcaacagctgaaaacatcagtgtgttatcaacattcttctcatactgaactcaaaatgtagcactgtaccagctactaggaagacaattaactctatcccagctgaaaccaggacagcaagtatgcagggaaagaaataaaataaatatttttccatctgaTGCTGTTacggaaaaaagaaattctccccccccctcaaatCTTTCAAATTTAATGTTCTTTGGCTTTTAGCCATTTTTTGTCAGCAAATTGTCAgtcaaaacttatttttaaaccGTAGATATCCTTTAAGGTAGTATGTATACTTTGAGACAATCCCTCTAATTACTTAATAATATTAGACACCTAGAATGAAATTCTTTTGTAAATGTAATAAATGGAAGCTTCTCTTCTCTTACACACTCAGAAACCATTGGTGCATTTATTCATATCTGTTCTCTGCAGGAAATGGAGACTACTATAGTAGTGGAAATGATCTGAATAATTTTACTAATGTCCAACCTGGTGAAATGGAGAAGATGGCAGAAGATGGAGCAGTATTACTCAAGTAGAACATCTTGGTTTCATATATGCATAAGTTACTGTAATGGGTAAAATATAATTTGCAAGCATTGTTAGAAAACACAACAGCAGGGGCCCAGTTATGCTACAATACATCCATTTAGATGACTGTGTCTAAGGTCTCACTATGTgcttaaacagaaagaacatgtGGGAGAAGTAGTATTAACTTTATGAAATAAATGAGGAAATGAGATTAATATTAGAAAACTTTTTAAGTGCAGTGATGCTAAAGacttgattttggtttttagcCCCTGAAGTACATGCAGATATAATgacaaaaacatgattttgacTGTATAGTTTGTGAGCTCTAATGAAAAAATTGTGGGTTTCTTGATATCCAACAGTGTCTACACTAGCAGGACATGCCAACATACCTTCACTGTCAGACTTTGAACAGAGACTACGTGTAGTGAATTTGTTCAAAATTGCCCAGGAATTCTGAGATCTTGGTTCCATCTTTGAATCTGAATCTACCTgttaaagtaatttattttctaaggcCAAGGAGATCAGGGGCATCATCTGACACAGggtctgaaatgtttttttggggacaaacaaaatgtttccttcttccttattttagcagattttttcttctcttttacttCTGTATGTGACAATTATATCTGAGAGATGCTTGCAAGCTGGATTGCTTCCTCAAGCACTGGCAATTGATGGAAAAtctaaaatacacagaaaagcaaacaatgtttttgatttatattttaaagatgaactGCAAGTGAAGTACTCAGTTTTGCAGCTTTTACTTAGACAAGCTGTCTGTGGATCACAGTTGCCCCTACAAAGTGATAATGATGCAGTCCAAATCTCTTGCAAAGATGTTATTCAGTGGTATCTGGCAAGCGTTCCAGCCTGCAGTGTTTTGTAGAGTGTTCAACACAATGCATAGTCTCATGTATACTTCGTGGTCTTCCATCTTGCTGTCCTGAGAAGACTGTATTTGCTATGCTGTTACTATTACACAAGCACAGTGCTTCCTTACAACACAGAGTTGTTGCGTTCATTACAGCACAGAGATGCTAGAGAAGTGGAGTTCTTACAACACtgttcatttttgaaaaatagtatATTTTGAGAATGTATTTTGCACTTGCATGAAGAAGTAGCtgtcaaatgaaacaaaatgttatttctcaAACCTGTGCAGAACAGCACTAGGGAATTCTGTGTTGTGGTAGCATCACAGTTTTGGTGCCTGCTGGGGCTTCACTGCAGAACAGAATCTGTGAAGGGAATGGATATCCCATGGGTGGAGTTGGGATGGATGTATAGGCAGATAGGGCAAAAGACTGTTCTTTTAGTGAGCTGTATTCAGTAACTAGCTGAAGAGGGCAGCACTTTCATAACTTGATTGCAGGAACTAGGAAAGCTGTGCTGACATGTACGTGTTTGATTCTTAGTTGGTAAGGAAATGCAGGTATTTCAAAtagttcttattttcttcatcagaATTAGTTTGGGAAAGGGACAAAAGCATATGCTACATAGAATCTAGCTCATGGGTTTTGTTACACAGTATCTAATCACAGGTTTTGCAAATTGTTTATATTTGATGAAAAAGACTAGGATGTGTCTCTTAcgttctgttttttcttctctctagaGAGTTCGTGGGTCATTTTATTGATTTTCCTAAACCACTGATTGCAGTGGTAAATGGCCCAGCTATTGGAATCTGTGTAACAGTCCTTGGATTGTGTGACGTTGTCTATGCTTCTGACAGGGTAAGTACATTATATAGCTGATCCCAAGGCAGTCTTTAAGCCTCTTTCTGTAGCAAATATTATTTGGTTCAGGGTAATCTGACAGAAGAGAACACACAAGTGTAAAGGCTTTTTATATCACATCAGGGAACACCTATATTAATTACCAGCACAGGGGTCCATCAGCCAGTGGTTAACATGCATAGAATTTCCCTTCTGTAGTTATAGTTATCAAGTTACTGACTCCAGTTTAGAAACTCTTTCCTATATCAGTGAGCACAGTAAAGAGTAGCAGATGTGAAGTGGTGGTTGTAAAGCCCCTTTCAGGTgttggagggggaggaaaagatTATTATGGAATGGAATTGTAGTAACTGGCATTTTATCTAATCTGTGTTCCAAGGTAACTTTGGAAAAGCTTTGGTTTATTCAACTTAAGATTCCTTTTAGGGTAACTTTCCAAATACATAACCAAAAGCTGTATTAAGGCATAGCACATAATCCCATTATATGGCttattttttaagttctctCATTTGTATAAGGTTATTAAACAGACACAGAACTTAACCCAAGGTCTTAACTTTAGGCAAGCTTTTGCTTGCAGAAATGTCTGTGGTGGGTGGTACTTTATTCCTGCTTCAGCACTGTGTCAGATTTTTCCTCAAAGTCCCTCCTGGATTGGTTTTGTCACTATGAGACTTAAGAAAATTGAGCTGCAAGGGACCAACTCCTTTTGCTTGCCCCATTACAGGATCAGCTAGGACCATGTCACTCCTGACATGTACTTCTATAATGTACATTATTTATTCAGTCTCTTCTGGTCCCTCGATCTCTTC
The genomic region above belongs to Buteo buteo chromosome 20, bButBut1.hap1.1, whole genome shotgun sequence and contains:
- the ECI2 gene encoding enoyl-CoA delta isomerase 2 isoform X1, translated to MAAPALTFVRRLCWRPLCEISLNSEKRGVSLEHWERKTYAKKQKPLPSNSALDGPPEKRKQKLSWNGFWKASFFHQNSGFKSDLLTFKRKPLLSKWKMDFSRRVPAVCIPAIHLHMTAATMQVSQKDFEKAQEQLKLLKKDPGNETKLKLYALFKQATEGPCNSPKPGMLDFVKKAKWDAWNSLGNLSQDNARQKYTELVSSLVSAESAGQKKDASPEESRHGGYETILVTTKNNITKIMFNRPDRKNAINHKMYREIIKALQEAGKDDSTIAVITGNGDYYSSGNDLNNFTNVQPGEMEKMAEDGAVLLKEFVGHFIDFPKPLIAVVNGPAIGICVTVLGLCDVVYASDRATFHSPFSQLGQSPEGCSSYLFPKIMGLAKANEFLLFNKKLTAAEACAQGLVTEVFPDRTFQKEVWARLEAYASLPKNSLAVSKQLLRSMEKEKLHEVNSKECEVLKERWLSDECINAIVSFFQKKSKL
- the ECI2 gene encoding enoyl-CoA delta isomerase 2 isoform X9, whose amino-acid sequence is MDFSRRVPAVCIPAIHLHMTAATMQVSQKDFEKAQEQLKLLKKDPGNETKLKLYALFKQATEGPCNSPKPGMLDFVKKAKWDAWNSLGNLSQDNARQKYTELVSSLVSAESAGQKKDASPEESRHGGYETILVTTKNNITKIMFNRPDRKNAINHKMYREIIKALQEAGKDDSTIAVITGNGDYYSSGNDLNNFTNVQPGEMEKMAEDGAVLLKEFVGHFIDFPKPLIAVVNGPAIGICVTVLGLCDVVYASDRATFHSPFSQLGQSPEGCSSYLFPKIMGLAKANEFLLFNKKLTAAEACAQGLVTEVFPDRTFQKEVWARLEAYASLPKNSLAVSKQLLRSMEKEKLHEVNSKECEVLKERWLSDECINAIVSFFQKKSKL
- the ECI2 gene encoding enoyl-CoA delta isomerase 2 isoform X5; the encoded protein is MVHQKRGSKSSLGMGSGRLLSSIKTQALSHRRVPAVCIPAIHLHMTAATMQVSQKDFEKAQEQLKLLKKDPGNETKLKLYALFKQATEGPCNSPKPGMLDFVKKAKWDAWNSLGNLSQDNARQKYTELVSSLVSAESAGQKKDASPEESRHGGYETILVTTKNNITKIMFNRPDRKNAINHKMYREIIKALQEAGKDDSTIAVITGNGDYYSSGNDLNNFTNVQPGEMEKMAEDGAVLLKEFVGHFIDFPKPLIAVVNGPAIGICVTVLGLCDVVYASDRATFHSPFSQLGQSPEGCSSYLFPKIMGLAKANEFLLFNKKLTAAEACAQGLVTEVFPDRTFQKEVWARLEAYASLPKNSLAVSKQLLRSMEKEKLHEVNSKECEVLKERWLSDECINAIVSFFQKKSKL
- the ECI2 gene encoding enoyl-CoA delta isomerase 2 isoform X7 encodes the protein MAAPALTFVRRLCWRPLCEISRRVPAVCIPAIHLHMTAATMQVSQKDFEKAQEQLKLLKKDPGNETKLKLYALFKQATEGPCNSPKPGMLDFVKKAKWDAWNSLGNLSQDNARQKYTELVSSLVSAESAGQKKDASPEESRHGGYETILVTTKNNITKIMFNRPDRKNAINHKMYREIIKALQEAGKDDSTIAVITGNGDYYSSGNDLNNFTNVQPGEMEKMAEDGAVLLKEFVGHFIDFPKPLIAVVNGPAIGICVTVLGLCDVVYASDRATFHSPFSQLGQSPEGCSSYLFPKIMGLAKANEFLLFNKKLTAAEACAQGLVTEVFPDRTFQKEVWARLEAYASLPKNSLAVSKQLLRSMEKEKLHEVNSKECEVLKERWLSDECINAIVSFFQKKSKL
- the ECI2 gene encoding enoyl-CoA delta isomerase 2 isoform X3, encoding MAAPALTFVRRLCWRPLCEISLNSEKRGVSLEHWERKTYDLLTFKRKPLLSKWKMDFSRRVPAVCIPAIHLHMTAATMQVSQKDFEKAQEQLKLLKKDPGNETKLKLYALFKQATEGPCNSPKPGMLDFVKKAKWDAWNSLGNLSQDNARQKYTELVSSLVSAESAGQKKDASPEESRHGGYETILVTTKNNITKIMFNRPDRKNAINHKMYREIIKALQEAGKDDSTIAVITGNGDYYSSGNDLNNFTNVQPGEMEKMAEDGAVLLKEFVGHFIDFPKPLIAVVNGPAIGICVTVLGLCDVVYASDRATFHSPFSQLGQSPEGCSSYLFPKIMGLAKANEFLLFNKKLTAAEACAQGLVTEVFPDRTFQKEVWARLEAYASLPKNSLAVSKQLLRSMEKEKLHEVNSKECEVLKERWLSDECINAIVSFFQKKSKL